A stretch of the Kushneria konosiri genome encodes the following:
- a CDS encoding gamma carbonic anhydrase family protein, with the protein MGVRSFRGVSPTLGERVFIDDTAVVLGDVTLGDDTSVWPTAVIRGDMHRIRVGARTSIQDGSILHITHASDYSPGGYPLTIGDDVTVGHRAILHGCTIASKVLIGMGATVLDGAVVESEVLVAAGAVVPPGKHLESGYVYGGNPVRQLRPLKESEYRFFEYSAGNYVSLKDEFLSQTER; encoded by the coding sequence ATGGGTGTTCGAAGCTTTAGAGGCGTTTCGCCAACGCTGGGGGAGCGTGTCTTCATTGATGACACTGCTGTGGTGCTGGGAGACGTCACGCTAGGCGATGATACCTCTGTCTGGCCCACGGCCGTCATCCGCGGCGACATGCATCGAATTCGTGTCGGTGCCCGGACCAGCATTCAGGATGGCTCGATCCTTCACATCACTCATGCCAGCGATTATTCCCCCGGGGGGTATCCGCTGACGATTGGTGACGATGTGACCGTCGGCCATCGCGCCATTTTGCATGGCTGCACCATTGCCTCGAAGGTGCTGATCGGTATGGGGGCCACGGTGCTCGATGGGGCCGTGGTGGAAAGCGAAGTGCTGGTGGCTGCCGGTGCCGTGGTGCCTCCGGGCAAGCATCTGGAAAGCGGCTACGTCTACGGTGGTAATCCCGTGCGTCAGCTGCGCCCGCTCAAGGAGTCCGAATATCGCTTCTTTGAGTACTCGGCAGGCAACTATGTCTCGCTCAAGGACGAGTTCCTCTCCCAGACTGAACGATAA
- the metF gene encoding methylenetetrahydrofolate reductase [NAD(P)H] yields the protein MSDSSAPELSFEFFPPRTEAGRDRLPEVYTKLAELDPRFFSVTFGAGGTTRDFTFDAVKNISRDTGICTAPHLSCVASDKADLRRLLTQYREHGIKRIVTLRGDMPSGMLGLGEFRYARDLVDFIREETGDHFDLTVAAYPECHPQARNFEQDIDHFADKVRAGADMAITQYFFNPDAYHHFVDRVRARGVDVPILPGIMPITNYTKLARFSEMCGAEIPRWVRRQLESYGDDSDSIQAFGHEVVTRLCQQLLDQGAPGLHFYTLNQAEACTRIVSDLSLEKAGR from the coding sequence ATGAGTGATTCCAGTGCCCCCGAGCTCAGCTTCGAGTTCTTTCCGCCGCGTACAGAAGCAGGCCGAGATCGGCTGCCTGAGGTCTATACAAAACTGGCCGAACTCGATCCCCGTTTTTTTTCGGTCACCTTTGGCGCTGGCGGCACGACGCGTGATTTCACCTTTGATGCCGTCAAAAACATTTCGCGCGATACCGGCATCTGCACGGCGCCACACCTGTCCTGCGTGGCCAGCGACAAGGCCGACCTTCGTCGGCTTCTGACGCAATATCGCGAGCACGGTATCAAGCGTATCGTGACTCTGCGGGGCGATATGCCTTCGGGCATGCTGGGGCTGGGGGAGTTTCGCTATGCGCGGGATCTGGTCGATTTCATTCGCGAAGAGACCGGTGATCATTTCGACCTGACCGTGGCAGCCTATCCGGAGTGCCACCCGCAGGCCCGCAATTTCGAACAGGACATTGACCACTTCGCCGACAAGGTGCGTGCCGGCGCCGATATGGCCATCACTCAGTATTTCTTTAACCCGGATGCCTACCATCATTTCGTGGATCGGGTTCGGGCCCGCGGTGTGGATGTTCCCATCCTGCCGGGCATCATGCCGATCACCAACTACACCAAGCTGGCCCGTTTTTCCGAGATGTGCGGTGCGGAAATCCCGCGCTGGGTGCGTCGACAGCTCGAGTCCTACGGCGATGACAGTGACAGCATTCAGGCCTTCGGGCATGAAGTGGTCACGCGCCTTTGTCAGCAGCTGCTGGATCAGGGGGCGCCGGGTCTGCATTTCTATACGCTTAATCAGGCCGAGGCCTGCACGCGTATCGTGTCTGATCTGTCGCTTGAGAAAGCAGGGCGCTGA
- the selA gene encoding L-seryl-tRNA(Sec) selenium transferase: protein MDDPRRYLPAVDVLLSHQAMERSQISHRLKRRAVRELLACERRRLGREDAAPLAREQLVARAIDMARSLAASNAPSVFNLTGTVIHTNLGRAPLAEPAIEAMTRAARYSLALEYDIDSGHRGDRDQVVESLLCELTGAEAATVVNNNAAAVVLTLSALGVGREVVISRGELIEIGGSFRLPDIMHTSGCYLREVGTTNRTHPRDFEQAMNEATGMIFKAHTSNYAVEGFTAAVEESELARIAHAREVPFVVDLGSGALTDMAALGLPDEARPRQSIEAGADVVTFSGDKLLGGPQCGLIVGSRDHIDRIRRHPLKRALRVDKLIMSALEATLCLYRDSDEIARDIPTLRLLTRAQDDIAATAERLLPVLSKYLPDMEVSIAPCKSQLGSGALPVDRLPSQALVVTPTTQDRRAGERTLRMVETAFRQLPRPVIGRLHDGALWLDLRCLQGDVEERTFVEQLDHLSLNRDTGS from the coding sequence ATGGATGACCCGCGTCGTTATCTGCCGGCAGTGGATGTGCTGCTGTCTCATCAGGCGATGGAGCGCTCGCAGATCAGTCATCGTCTTAAACGGCGAGCTGTCCGCGAACTGCTGGCCTGTGAGCGCCGGCGGCTGGGCCGGGAAGATGCTGCACCGCTTGCCAGGGAGCAACTGGTGGCCCGCGCCATTGACATGGCCCGGTCGCTGGCGGCGTCGAATGCGCCCAGCGTGTTTAACCTGACCGGCACGGTCATTCATACCAATCTTGGCCGGGCACCACTGGCAGAGCCGGCCATCGAGGCCATGACACGGGCGGCCAGGTATTCGCTGGCACTGGAATACGACATCGACAGTGGTCATCGGGGAGATCGCGACCAGGTTGTCGAATCGCTGCTGTGTGAGCTGACCGGCGCCGAGGCTGCAACCGTGGTCAACAACAATGCCGCCGCGGTAGTGCTGACGCTGTCGGCACTGGGGGTCGGTCGAGAGGTCGTGATTTCTCGCGGTGAGCTGATCGAGATCGGTGGGTCCTTTCGCCTGCCCGACATCATGCATACCTCCGGCTGTTATCTGCGCGAGGTCGGGACCACCAATCGTACCCATCCACGCGATTTCGAGCAGGCCATGAATGAGGCCACCGGCATGATCTTCAAGGCCCATACCTCCAACTATGCCGTGGAAGGATTTACGGCCGCCGTGGAGGAAAGTGAGCTGGCACGAATCGCGCATGCCCGGGAAGTCCCCTTTGTCGTGGATCTGGGCAGTGGTGCTCTCACGGACATGGCGGCACTGGGGCTGCCGGATGAGGCCCGCCCTCGCCAGAGCATCGAAGCCGGTGCCGATGTGGTGACCTTCAGTGGCGACAAGCTGCTTGGTGGCCCCCAGTGTGGTTTGATCGTCGGCAGCCGTGACCATATCGATCGCATCCGTCGTCATCCGCTCAAGCGTGCCCTGCGTGTCGACAAGCTGATCATGAGCGCGCTGGAGGCGACGCTGTGTCTTTACAGGGACAGCGATGAGATCGCGCGTGATATTCCAACACTAAGGCTGTTGACGCGTGCGCAGGACGATATTGCGGCCACGGCAGAGCGTTTGCTGCCAGTACTGAGTAAATATCTGCCGGATATGGAGGTCAGTATCGCGCCATGTAAAAGCCAGCTGGGCAGTGGTGCGCTGCCGGTGGATCGTCTGCCCAGCCAGGCGCTCGTGGTGACCCCCACCACACAGGATCGCCGTGCCGGTGAACGTACTCTGCGCATGGTTGAAACCGCTTTCAGGCAGCTGCCAAGGCCCGTCATTGGCAGGTTACACGATGGCGCGCTCTGGCTTGACCTACGCTGTCTTCAGGGGGACGTCGAAGAGCGCACCTTTGTGGAGCAGCTTGACCATCTCTCGCTCAATCGGGATACCGGATCATGA
- a CDS encoding YheV family putative zinc ribbon protein: MNQSTPKRFIAGAICPRCNAMDRIRSWESNGTRYRECVSCDFFEQLPMTDETLDPLDTRVSKSRPASESDDFQPVKIIDPGKR, from the coding sequence ATGAACCAGTCAACACCCAAACGCTTTATTGCCGGCGCCATCTGTCCGCGCTGCAATGCCATGGATCGCATCCGTAGCTGGGAAAGCAATGGCACGCGCTATCGAGAGTGCGTCAGCTGTGACTTTTTCGAGCAGCTGCCCATGACCGATGAAACGCTAGACCCGCTTGATACACGCGTCTCCAAATCCCGGCCAGCCTCGGAAAGTGACGATTTTCAGCCGGTCAAGATCATCGACCCGGGCAAGCGCTAG
- the selB gene encoding selenocysteine-specific translation elongation factor: MIIGTAGHVDHGKTALIHSLTGISTDRLSEEQARGLTIEAGYAYPEMSDDFELGFIDVPGHEKFIHNMLSGVAGIDTMLLVVAADDGVMPQTREHLQILRLLGIDRGVVALTKCDLVEPQRLIEVRGEIEALLAGSSLEASKIFEVSSRTGEGIAALKNELWQRARASDSEVAQGNFRMAVDRAFTKTGSGLVVTGTVVAGEISVGDNVRLFPSDRDARVRGLRRQGRMAEHARQGDRLALNLAGPGIDREIVQRGDWVVAQTLPTPSLTRVDIALELLEDAPPLNHWSGVHLHLGASHVTGRISLLEGQQLLPGQRMLAQMILDSPLHTCLGDRVIVRDHGARHTIGGAIVLDGATPRRGQRSPARLQWLESCRQAVTGSTDGISLTEPLKVALTLRPDGPDIYGLARNFNRTPASLAQEFEALGARVISAGQEMRAFSPQALEAIRVRILEVVTDNHEREPAMLGTERERLRRQVMPGLPSALFRQMVQPLINDGMLKQQGPFLSLPEHQAALSEDEEVLWQQIEPHLAATPFDPPRVRDVVGLENIDESKVRQVLTSAARLGRVYHVRRDHFFLSRTVLDMANMIQQLEAEQGAARVASFRDRLGIGRKLAVMILEFFDRIGYTRRVRDDHVVRRADMWH; the protein is encoded by the coding sequence ATGATCATAGGTACGGCAGGCCATGTGGATCATGGCAAGACAGCGCTGATTCATTCGCTGACCGGCATCAGTACTGATCGGCTGAGTGAAGAGCAGGCCCGTGGGTTGACCATTGAGGCCGGCTACGCCTATCCGGAGATGTCCGATGATTTCGAGCTCGGGTTCATTGATGTGCCCGGGCATGAAAAGTTTATCCACAATATGCTCTCGGGCGTGGCAGGCATCGATACCATGCTGCTGGTCGTGGCGGCTGACGACGGTGTCATGCCCCAGACCCGCGAGCATCTGCAGATACTGCGTCTGCTGGGTATCGACCGGGGCGTTGTGGCGCTGACCAAGTGTGATCTGGTCGAGCCGCAGCGACTTATAGAGGTCCGTGGAGAGATCGAGGCCCTGCTGGCGGGTTCGTCGCTGGAGGCTTCGAAAATCTTTGAGGTTTCCAGTCGCACCGGCGAGGGCATTGCTGCCCTCAAGAACGAGCTCTGGCAACGGGCCCGTGCCAGTGACAGTGAAGTGGCTCAGGGCAATTTCCGCATGGCCGTGGATCGCGCCTTTACCAAGACCGGTTCCGGGCTTGTGGTCACGGGCACGGTCGTGGCCGGCGAGATTTCGGTTGGCGACAATGTCAGGCTCTTTCCATCCGATCGGGATGCCCGGGTCAGAGGGTTGCGACGTCAGGGACGGATGGCGGAGCACGCCCGTCAGGGCGACAGGCTTGCCCTGAATCTGGCCGGGCCGGGTATCGATAGGGAAATCGTTCAGCGGGGTGACTGGGTGGTGGCTCAAACGCTGCCCACCCCGTCTTTGACGCGTGTGGATATTGCGCTGGAGCTTCTGGAAGATGCCCCTCCTTTAAACCACTGGTCGGGGGTGCATCTGCATCTGGGAGCATCACACGTGACCGGGCGCATCTCTCTGCTGGAGGGGCAACAACTGTTGCCCGGTCAGCGCATGCTGGCGCAGATGATTCTTGATTCGCCACTGCATACCTGTCTGGGAGATCGCGTCATCGTTCGCGACCATGGCGCGCGTCACACCATTGGCGGTGCCATTGTGCTTGATGGCGCGACGCCGCGCCGCGGTCAGCGTTCTCCGGCGCGGCTTCAGTGGCTTGAAAGCTGTCGTCAGGCAGTGACGGGCAGTACTGACGGTATCTCTCTGACCGAGCCACTCAAGGTAGCGCTGACGCTGCGCCCCGACGGTCCCGATATTTATGGTCTGGCACGAAACTTCAATCGTACGCCGGCCTCGCTGGCGCAGGAATTCGAAGCGCTGGGTGCACGGGTCATCAGTGCCGGTCAGGAGATGCGTGCCTTCTCGCCTCAGGCGCTGGAGGCAATCCGGGTTCGTATTCTCGAGGTGGTTACAGACAATCATGAGCGGGAGCCGGCCATGCTGGGTACCGAGCGTGAGCGACTGCGTCGTCAGGTCATGCCCGGGCTACCCAGTGCGCTGTTTCGCCAGATGGTTCAGCCACTGATCAACGATGGAATGTTAAAACAGCAAGGCCCTTTCCTGTCGCTGCCGGAGCATCAGGCAGCGCTTTCAGAGGATGAAGAGGTGCTCTGGCAGCAGATTGAGCCGCATCTGGCCGCAACGCCCTTTGATCCACCGCGAGTAAGAGACGTGGTCGGTCTTGAAAATATCGATGAGTCGAAGGTGCGTCAGGTGCTGACCTCTGCCGCTCGTCTGGGACGTGTTTATCATGTTCGCCGCGATCACTTTTTCCTTTCCCGCACCGTATTGGACATGGCCAATATGATCCAGCAGCTCGAGGCGGAGCAGGGGGCGGCGCGTGTGGCCAGTTTTCGCGACCGCCTGGGCATCGGGCGCAAGCTGGCGGTCATGATCCTGGAGTTCTTTGATCGAATCGGCTATACACGTCGGGTGCGTGACGACCATGTCGTAAGACGGGCCGACATGTGGCATTAA
- a CDS encoding metal-dependent hydrolase, with product MANFTTHFTVAAAGGVLVGGLGWFAGLWPFVDSFAVAGLVALGGVVPDIDADQSRAVRLIFTLMAMLAVVGCVSALQPFLSLAELSGAGVAAYLFVRYPLSSLFKRFSVHRGIWHSLIAAVLSALAVAMVSYHLFIQTAMQSWCFAAAMLVGVLIHLLLDEIYSIDIEGRRLKRSFGTAFKLYDYGNPQTALLMGIVILSMTPWLPPYDALQQIGSKVWTLWG from the coding sequence ATGGCCAATTTTACAACGCATTTTACGGTGGCTGCCGCTGGCGGCGTCCTGGTCGGCGGTCTGGGCTGGTTTGCAGGGCTCTGGCCCTTCGTTGACAGCTTTGCGGTGGCAGGGCTGGTCGCACTGGGCGGGGTGGTGCCGGATATCGATGCCGACCAATCCCGCGCGGTCCGCCTGATATTTACATTGATGGCCATGCTGGCTGTTGTCGGCTGTGTCTCGGCGCTTCAACCCTTTCTATCTCTGGCAGAGCTGAGTGGTGCAGGCGTTGCCGCCTATCTTTTCGTGCGTTATCCCCTCAGCAGTCTCTTCAAGCGCTTTTCAGTGCATCGCGGCATCTGGCATTCCCTGATCGCAGCCGTGCTTTCCGCTCTGGCTGTGGCCATGGTGAGCTACCACCTCTTTATACAGACGGCCATGCAGTCCTGGTGTTTTGCCGCAGCCATGCTGGTGGGGGTGCTCATTCATCTATTACTTGATGAAATTTATAGTATTGATATTGAAGGGCGGCGTCTGAAGCGCTCCTTCGGAACCGCCTTCAAGCTCTATGATTACGGTAATCCGCAGACGGCTTTGCTCATGGGTATCGTGATACTGTCGATGACGCCCTGGTTGCCGCCTTATGACGCATTGCAGCAGATCGGCAGCAAGGTATGGACGCTCTGGGGGTAG
- the prlC gene encoding oligopeptidase A yields the protein MSTNPLLESHVLPPFEAITPDIIEPAVDELLARNRAAIEALVESGDYTWQGLAAPLEAINDQLSQAWSPVSHLNATMNSQALREAYQACLPKLSAYGTWLGQHEGLFKAFQTLADSDEYQKLDQGQRKSIDNTLRDFRLAGVDLPPEKKERFGEIQARLSTLSNTFSNNVLDATQAWHLDVQRERLGGLPQSAMETLAANAEAKGVEGYRVTLDFPSFFPIMSHADDRALREEVYTAFVTRASDQGPNAGEFDNSDVMAEIVTLRQELAALAGFETYADYSMATKMADSPDQVLDFLQDLAGRAVPQATEEFQNLSDFAREELGIDTLAPWDTGYASEKLREARYAISQEELRPYFPAPGAVDGLFRVIGKLFNVSFQENTQAPRWHSDVRYFDILENDSVIAGFYLDLYAREGKRGGAWMDECRVRRERENGDIQLPVAYLTCNFTRPVGDRPALLTHDEVLTLFHEFGHGLHHMLTRQRVADISGINGVAWDAVELPSQFMENYCWVREGLDLIAAHVDTGAPLPDDLLERLQAARNFQSAMTMVRQLEFSLFDLRLHREHQSPGAEDIQSLLDDVRHQVSVVPRVEFNRFQHGFSHIFAGGYAAGYYSYKWAEVLSADAWSAFEDAGVFDQATGMRFRTSILEQGGARDAAVLFQEFRGREPSIEPLLRHSGIHQAA from the coding sequence ATGTCTACCAATCCCCTGCTCGAATCCCACGTGCTTCCCCCTTTCGAGGCCATTACCCCTGATATCATCGAGCCGGCCGTGGACGAGCTGCTCGCACGCAATCGGGCGGCCATCGAAGCGCTGGTCGAGTCAGGCGACTACACCTGGCAGGGGCTGGCAGCACCGCTTGAAGCCATCAACGATCAGCTTTCTCAGGCCTGGTCACCGGTTTCGCATCTCAATGCCACCATGAATTCGCAGGCCTTGCGGGAAGCCTACCAGGCCTGTCTGCCAAAACTCTCGGCCTACGGCACCTGGCTCGGTCAGCATGAAGGTCTTTTCAAGGCCTTCCAGACGCTGGCTGACAGTGACGAGTACCAAAAGCTCGATCAGGGGCAGCGCAAGTCGATCGATAACACCCTGCGCGATTTCCGTTTGGCCGGGGTCGATCTGCCGCCTGAAAAAAAGGAGAGATTCGGCGAGATTCAGGCAAGGCTCTCTACTCTCTCCAACACCTTCTCCAACAACGTGCTGGACGCTACTCAGGCCTGGCATCTGGACGTCCAGCGCGAGCGCCTGGGCGGCCTGCCGCAGAGCGCCATGGAGACGCTGGCCGCCAACGCCGAGGCCAAGGGCGTTGAGGGCTATCGTGTCACGCTCGACTTCCCAAGCTTTTTTCCGATCATGAGCCACGCCGATGATCGGGCGCTGCGTGAAGAGGTCTATACCGCCTTTGTGACACGGGCTTCCGATCAGGGCCCCAATGCCGGCGAGTTCGACAACTCTGACGTCATGGCCGAAATCGTGACGCTCAGGCAGGAACTGGCAGCGCTGGCCGGTTTTGAGACCTATGCCGACTACTCGATGGCCACCAAGATGGCCGACAGCCCGGATCAGGTACTCGATTTCCTTCAGGATCTGGCCGGTCGCGCCGTGCCTCAGGCCACCGAAGAGTTTCAAAATCTCAGCGATTTCGCTCGCGAGGAGCTGGGCATCGACACGCTTGCCCCCTGGGATACCGGCTATGCCAGCGAAAAGCTGCGTGAAGCACGCTATGCCATTTCACAGGAAGAGCTTCGTCCCTATTTTCCGGCACCCGGCGCCGTCGATGGACTCTTCCGGGTTATCGGCAAACTCTTCAACGTCAGCTTTCAGGAAAATACTCAGGCACCGCGCTGGCACAGCGACGTGCGCTATTTCGACATTCTTGAAAATGACAGCGTCATCGCCGGATTCTATCTCGACCTTTACGCCCGTGAAGGCAAGCGCGGCGGGGCCTGGATGGATGAGTGCCGGGTTCGGCGCGAGCGCGAAAACGGTGACATCCAGCTGCCGGTCGCCTATCTGACCTGTAACTTCACTCGCCCGGTCGGCGACCGCCCGGCGCTTTTGACCCACGATGAAGTCCTGACCCTGTTCCACGAATTCGGCCATGGCCTGCATCACATGCTGACCCGTCAGAGGGTGGCGGATATCTCCGGCATCAACGGCGTGGCATGGGACGCCGTCGAGCTGCCCAGCCAGTTCATGGAAAACTACTGCTGGGTGCGCGAAGGGCTCGATCTGATTGCCGCACACGTGGACACCGGAGCGCCCCTGCCGGATGACCTGCTCGAGCGTCTACAGGCGGCCCGTAACTTCCAGTCCGCCATGACCATGGTGCGCCAGCTCGAGTTCTCGCTGTTTGATCTGCGCCTGCACCGTGAGCATCAGTCACCCGGCGCCGAAGACATTCAATCCCTGCTGGATGACGTTCGCCATCAGGTTTCCGTGGTTCCCAGAGTCGAGTTCAATCGATTCCAGCATGGCTTCAGTCATATCTTCGCCGGGGGCTACGCGGCAGGCTACTACAGCTATAAGTGGGCCGAGGTACTCTCGGCGGATGCCTGGTCGGCCTTTGAAGATGCCGGCGTCTTTGACCAGGCCACCGGCATGCGTTTTCGCACCAGCATTCTGGAACAGGGTGGCGCTCGCGACGCTGCGGTCCTGTTTCAGGAGTTTCGTGGACGTGAGCCGAGTATTGAACCGCTGCTGCGCCACAGTGGCATCCACCAGGCGGCCTGA
- a CDS encoding sodium-dependent transporter, which translates to MSEVVERWGSRRAFIIAVTGAAVGLGNIWRFPWMTGENGGAAFLVLYVLFLALLGLPVMVAEIMIGRAGRRTPMQALTFLAREAGKSRHWGWLGLFGGITLFFILSFYSVVSGWSIEYLVDALSGSFASRSPEQIGGAFEAFLASPGLVLLNHSIFLFLTMSVVALGVGGGLERLNNLLMPLLYLLLILLVGYAVTTSGFTTALVWLFKPDLSAVTLMAVFNAMGHAFFTLAVGAGALMAYGAYMPDDQSLPRAVVTVAILDVAVALLAGIAIFSIVFSQGMDPASGPGLMFVTLPIAFADLPGGALWLGGFFVLLLLATWTSSINLAEPMVAMLGSIGMARPLAALIIGIGVWLMGVPSALSFSIWADVRVFNDMTLFDLATTLPIDIMLPIGGLLIAIFAVWIVDAPRAIEAIGAGERFYRVWRAVVRWVSIPLLVLVLLGFFLMK; encoded by the coding sequence ATGTCCGAAGTGGTAGAGCGCTGGGGCTCACGCCGTGCGTTCATTATAGCAGTGACAGGGGCGGCAGTAGGTCTGGGCAATATATGGCGCTTCCCCTGGATGACCGGTGAAAATGGCGGCGCAGCCTTTTTAGTGCTCTATGTGCTGTTTCTTGCCCTGCTGGGTTTGCCGGTCATGGTGGCCGAGATCATGATCGGGCGCGCCGGGCGGCGTACCCCCATGCAGGCGTTGACCTTTCTGGCGCGTGAAGCCGGCAAAAGTCGCCACTGGGGATGGCTGGGACTTTTTGGCGGCATTACCCTGTTTTTCATTCTTTCCTTTTACTCCGTGGTTTCCGGCTGGTCGATCGAGTATCTGGTGGACGCGTTGAGCGGCAGTTTCGCCTCACGCTCTCCCGAGCAGATCGGCGGCGCCTTTGAGGCCTTTCTGGCCAGTCCCGGCCTTGTATTGCTCAACCACAGTATTTTCCTGTTTCTGACCATGTCGGTGGTAGCGCTCGGGGTCGGTGGTGGTCTTGAGCGGCTCAATAATCTATTGATGCCCCTGCTCTATCTATTGCTGATTCTGCTGGTGGGATATGCCGTGACAACCAGTGGGTTCACGACCGCACTGGTATGGCTGTTCAAGCCTGATCTTTCAGCGGTGACCCTGATGGCCGTTTTCAATGCGATGGGACACGCCTTTTTTACGCTGGCCGTGGGCGCGGGTGCCCTGATGGCCTATGGGGCCTATATGCCCGATGATCAGAGCCTGCCGCGCGCCGTCGTGACTGTCGCCATACTCGATGTGGCAGTGGCATTGCTGGCAGGGATCGCCATCTTCTCGATCGTCTTCTCGCAGGGCATGGACCCGGCTTCTGGACCAGGACTCATGTTCGTGACGCTGCCCATCGCCTTTGCCGACCTCCCCGGTGGCGCGCTATGGCTTGGCGGCTTTTTTGTGCTGCTGCTTCTGGCGACCTGGACGTCTTCCATTAACCTCGCCGAGCCCATGGTGGCGATGCTGGGCAGTATCGGCATGGCCCGCCCATTGGCGGCGTTGATCATCGGCATCGGCGTCTGGCTGATGGGAGTGCCCTCTGCGCTGTCCTTTTCGATCTGGGCGGATGTTCGAGTGTTCAACGACATGACCCTTTTTGATCTGGCGACCACGCTGCCGATCGATATCATGCTGCCCATCGGTGGGCTATTGATTGCCATCTTTGCGGTCTGGATCGTCGATGCGCCTCGTGCGATAGAAGCGATTGGCGCCGGCGAGCGCTTTTATCGAGTGTGGCGGGCGGTGGTGCGCTGGGTGTCCATTCCGCTCCTGGTTCTGGTGCTGCTCGGCTTTTTTCTGATGAAGTAG
- the fdhE gene encoding formate dehydrogenase accessory protein FdhE — protein MTAEHQAEHDYGAAPGGVVEPPVVVLPERRLFSHRARRLRDLSRRMRSMADFLGFAARLAQAQHQVLQKRTSTFAPDSQAFDLALEHGMPPLSVQSLQDDLDWQEDLDALCDALELNVGPAQQTLIRQLRQLDREARRGIAGEVLNAGSGTEEIRAFMPLVAAALQVAWLRQCSVLPRPPKRAEGTAQTVCPCCGALPVASLIQVGRERSRVRYMQCSICAAEWYMERARCTTCFETGKLDYIGLEGEDGQRPLPVRAETCGDCQSYVKIVHRDTEVDADALSDDLASLGLDIMIANERDIGRSSYNPWLIAG, from the coding sequence ATGACGGCCGAACATCAGGCTGAACATGATTACGGTGCCGCCCCCGGCGGGGTAGTAGAACCCCCCGTCGTGGTGCTGCCCGAACGACGCCTTTTCAGTCATCGAGCGCGTCGCCTGCGCGATCTTTCCAGACGCATGCGCTCAATGGCTGACTTCCTCGGCTTTGCCGCGCGTCTGGCGCAGGCCCAGCATCAGGTATTGCAAAAGCGTACCAGCACCTTTGCACCGGACAGTCAGGCCTTTGATCTGGCGCTGGAGCACGGCATGCCGCCATTGTCAGTGCAGTCGTTACAAGACGATCTGGACTGGCAGGAAGATCTGGACGCGCTCTGTGATGCGCTGGAACTCAACGTGGGGCCGGCGCAGCAGACGTTGATCCGCCAGCTGCGTCAGCTCGATCGCGAGGCCCGGCGCGGGATTGCTGGCGAAGTGCTCAATGCAGGTAGCGGTACGGAAGAGATCCGTGCCTTCATGCCGCTTGTGGCCGCTGCCCTGCAGGTGGCGTGGCTTCGTCAGTGTTCTGTGCTGCCCCGTCCGCCGAAGCGGGCAGAAGGAACGGCCCAGACCGTCTGTCCCTGTTGTGGTGCGCTACCAGTGGCCAGTCTCATCCAGGTGGGGCGTGAACGTTCCCGTGTACGCTACATGCAGTGTTCGATCTGTGCTGCCGAGTGGTACATGGAGCGCGCCCGCTGCACGACCTGTTTTGAGACCGGCAAGCTGGATTACATTGGTCTTGAAGGTGAAGACGGGCAACGTCCGTTACCGGTCAGGGCAGAGACCTGCGGCGACTGCCAGAGCTATGTGAAGATCGTCCACCGGGATACCGAGGTGGATGCCGACGCATTGTCCGACGACCTGGCAAGCCTTGGGCTGGATATCATGATTGCCAATGAGCGTGATATCGGTCGCAGCAGCTATAACCCCTGGTTAATAGCCGGCTGA
- the sodC gene encoding superoxide dismutase family protein, which translates to MKRLFLASALLALTPLAMADTTVELQKATDKGPGESVGSVTFEDTDYGLLATPDISGLPGAGMHGFHLHAKPSCDPSTTDGKVTPAGAAGGHFDPKGTDTHAGPYAEDSHLGDMPLLVADNDGNIKTPVLAPRLKESDLAGHAVMLHEGGDNYSDTPKLGGGGARWACGVIEGAS; encoded by the coding sequence ATGAAAAGACTATTTCTGGCATCTGCACTGCTGGCACTGACTCCGCTGGCCATGGCCGACACAACGGTAGAGCTGCAAAAGGCAACGGACAAGGGACCGGGTGAATCCGTAGGCAGCGTGACGTTTGAAGACACCGATTACGGCCTTCTGGCGACGCCTGACATTTCAGGATTGCCGGGTGCGGGAATGCACGGCTTTCATCTTCATGCCAAACCCAGCTGTGATCCCTCAACGACCGATGGCAAGGTGACCCCGGCCGGTGCGGCCGGCGGGCATTTTGATCCAAAGGGCACAGACACGCATGCCGGCCCTTACGCCGAGGATAGTCATCTGGGCGATATGCCACTGCTGGTGGCCGATAACGATGGCAACATCAAAACGCCGGTGCTGGCACCTCGCCTGAAGGAGAGTGATCTGGCCGGCCACGCCGTCATGCTTCACGAAGGCGGCGATAATTACAGTGACACGCCCAAGCTGGGCGGCGGTGGTGCGCGCTGGGCCTGCGGCGTGATTGAAGGCGCCAGCTGA